In Cervus elaphus chromosome 31, mCerEla1.1, whole genome shotgun sequence, one DNA window encodes the following:
- the LOC122687605 gene encoding double homeobox protein A-like, with amino-acid sequence MAQDSPSDKTVATKKCRHSRTSFTEEQLKILVQAFSQNPYPGYTAKQRLFNTEESRIQIWFQNRRARHGFLERPKKNLGSSKDHASPKEKIQDGRDRRCRTSYSSSQLQTLKNAFTENPYLGIDSREQLAEEIGVPESRVQIWFQNRRSRLRIQRKRGLEEASDQRQNQGQDL; translated from the coding sequence ATGGCTCAAGACAGTCCTTCAGACAAGACCGTGGCGACAAAAAAGTGTAGGCACAGCCGGACCTCGTTCACAGAAGAGCAGTTGAAGATCCTCGTCCAGGCGTTCAGCCAAAACCCTTACCCCGGCTATACTGCCAAACAGAGACTCTTCAACACTGAAGAGTCTAGGATCCAGATATGGTTTCAGAATCGAAGAGCAAGGCATGGATTCCTGGAGAGACCCAAGAAGAACTTAGGCTCAAGCAAAGACCACGCCTCCCCCAAAGAGAAGATTCAAGATGGAAGAGACAGACGGTGTCGTACCAGCTACAGTTCCTCTCAGTTACAAACTCTCAAGAACGCGTTCACAGAAAACCCCTATCTTGGGATTGACTCCAGAGAGCAACTTGCTGAAGAAATTGGGGTTCCAGAGTCAAGAGTCCAGATTTGGTTCCAAAATCGAAGATCTAGACTCCGTATCCAGAGAAAAAGGGGCCTTGAAGAAGCTTCAGACCAAAGACAAAACCAGGGACAGGATCTCTGA